The following proteins are co-located in the Paludibaculum fermentans genome:
- a CDS encoding PadR family transcriptional regulator: MADQKRDEIPPGTLYMLILRTLARGGEMHGYEIANAIQRGSEEVLQVEEGSLYPALQRMLIKGWVEAEWGVTAGNRRARYYHLTKLGREQLEQELSQYRRVNIAIEKILQSA, translated from the coding sequence ATGGCAGACCAGAAACGCGACGAAATCCCGCCGGGCACCTTGTACATGCTCATCCTGCGTACGCTCGCCCGGGGCGGCGAGATGCACGGCTATGAGATCGCGAACGCCATCCAACGCGGGTCAGAGGAAGTCCTGCAGGTGGAAGAGGGCTCGCTGTATCCCGCCCTGCAGCGCATGCTCATTAAGGGCTGGGTGGAGGCGGAGTGGGGCGTGACCGCCGGCAACCGCCGCGCGCGGTATTACCACCTGACCAAGCTGGGCCGGGAACAACTGGAACAGGAACTGTCGCAGTACCGGCGCGTCAACATCGCGATTGAGAAGATCCTGCAATCCGCCTGA
- a CDS encoding ABC transporter permease, with protein MNWLREIWRRVKFLSHRSQAEDDLAEEMRLHLDLRAEETGRDESRRRFGNELLLRETSREAWGWRWLDSLSQDLRYGGRALAAHPGFTITAVLSLALGIGANTAIFSIVNAVMLRALPVEDPQRLVQLRSGKNGSFTNPIWEQVRDHQQAFAGTLAYGDGRFDLASGGESRFAQGLWVSGDFFRVLGIAPLRGRLLTAEDDQHGGGKSGPVAVISYAFWQSYFGGDPAALGKTITLDRHPFEIVGVTPPYFTGLDVDKGFDVSIPIGCEPILHTDISALDHRSWWWLRILARLKPGDSVPQAEAKIQALQGEIRRATMPTTWEEEDRKNFLKDAFQLRPTATGFSSTRDRYRQGLFTLMAVVGLVLLIACANIANLLLARAAARQREISIRMAIGAGRRRVIRQLLTESLLLSGLGALGGFVFSLWGSRLLVRLFSTALDPLDVNVSPDLMVLAFTSGVALLTGLLFGLAPAFRATSVSPNHVLKENARGAIAGGSRFRLGKMLVATQVALSLVLLVGAGLFLNSLRNLLGTSMGFDRRNVTLVQVNTLEKVPKERRVELFRTILERLRTVPGVTLAASSLITPVSHRGWNQFVFPEGYAAQSREDTLTWFNRVSPGYFRTMSTPLRAGRDFDSRDTKSSTKVIIINEAAARHYFGGVSAIGKNVGMDLDGKTGEKELFQVIGIVADTKYVDLREETKLSAYLVTTQEAEPRGETNFILRSAVPGATLTSAVRAAIAEIDPGLALEFRDFETQVNESLVQERTVALLSSFFGALALMLAMIGLYGVTSYAVLRRQGEIGIRMALGASQGSVVWLVLRDVTMILAVGMVLGIAASLAAGRLVTAMLFGVKAADPATLAVCAAVLASATTMAGFVPARRASRLDPTTALRDE; from the coding sequence ATGAACTGGCTTCGAGAGATCTGGCGCCGGGTGAAGTTCCTTAGCCACCGCTCCCAGGCGGAGGATGACCTGGCCGAAGAGATGCGGCTGCACCTGGACCTGCGAGCGGAAGAAACAGGGCGAGACGAATCCCGGCGCCGGTTTGGGAACGAGCTGTTGCTGCGGGAAACCAGCCGGGAAGCCTGGGGCTGGCGCTGGTTGGATTCCCTATCGCAGGATCTGCGCTATGGCGGCCGCGCGCTGGCGGCGCACCCCGGGTTCACCATCACCGCAGTCCTCTCCTTGGCGCTTGGCATTGGGGCCAATACGGCGATCTTCTCGATCGTCAATGCGGTGATGCTGCGCGCCCTGCCGGTGGAAGATCCGCAGCGGCTGGTGCAACTGCGCTCAGGCAAGAACGGGTCGTTCACGAATCCGATTTGGGAGCAGGTGAGAGACCACCAGCAGGCGTTCGCCGGCACGCTGGCTTACGGGGACGGGCGTTTCGACCTGGCTTCGGGTGGAGAGAGCCGGTTTGCGCAAGGGCTTTGGGTGAGCGGCGATTTCTTCCGGGTGCTGGGGATCGCTCCGCTGCGGGGCCGGCTGCTGACAGCGGAAGACGATCAGCATGGCGGCGGGAAATCCGGACCGGTGGCGGTGATCAGTTACGCGTTCTGGCAGTCGTACTTTGGTGGAGACCCGGCGGCGCTGGGGAAGACGATCACGCTGGATCGGCATCCCTTCGAAATTGTGGGCGTGACGCCGCCTTACTTTACTGGGCTGGATGTCGACAAAGGGTTTGACGTCAGTATTCCTATCGGCTGTGAACCCATCCTCCATACCGATATCAGCGCTCTCGACCATCGAAGCTGGTGGTGGCTGCGCATCCTGGCGCGGCTGAAGCCTGGCGATAGCGTGCCGCAAGCCGAAGCCAAGATCCAGGCGCTGCAGGGAGAGATCCGGCGGGCGACGATGCCCACGACGTGGGAAGAGGAAGACCGCAAGAACTTCCTCAAGGATGCCTTCCAGCTGCGCCCGACGGCGACAGGGTTCTCATCGACACGGGACCGGTATCGCCAGGGCCTGTTCACCTTGATGGCGGTGGTGGGACTGGTGCTGCTGATTGCGTGCGCGAATATCGCGAACCTGCTGCTGGCCCGGGCGGCGGCCCGCCAGCGCGAGATCTCGATCCGCATGGCGATTGGGGCGGGGCGGCGGAGAGTGATCCGGCAACTGCTCACGGAAAGCCTGCTGCTCTCGGGGCTGGGCGCCTTGGGTGGGTTTGTGTTCTCTCTCTGGGGCAGCAGGCTGCTGGTAAGGCTGTTCTCCACAGCCCTGGACCCGCTGGACGTGAATGTGTCGCCCGATCTGATGGTGCTGGCCTTCACCTCCGGTGTGGCACTGCTGACGGGTCTGCTGTTTGGCCTGGCTCCGGCCTTCCGGGCGACCAGCGTTTCGCCGAACCACGTGCTGAAGGAGAACGCACGCGGGGCAATTGCCGGCGGTTCGCGATTCCGTCTGGGCAAGATGCTGGTGGCAACGCAGGTGGCGCTTTCGCTGGTGCTGCTGGTGGGCGCCGGGCTGTTCCTGAACTCCTTGCGCAACCTGCTGGGCACGTCGATGGGGTTCGATCGCAGGAACGTCACGCTGGTGCAAGTGAACACGCTGGAGAAGGTCCCCAAGGAGCGCAGGGTGGAGCTCTTCCGCACCATCCTGGAGCGTCTGCGCACCGTGCCGGGTGTCACCTTGGCGGCCAGCAGCCTGATCACTCCGGTGAGCCACCGGGGTTGGAATCAGTTTGTTTTTCCGGAAGGGTATGCCGCGCAATCGCGCGAAGATACGCTGACATGGTTCAACCGTGTGTCCCCGGGCTACTTCCGCACCATGTCCACGCCCCTGCGGGCCGGCCGCGACTTCGACTCGCGGGATACAAAGAGTTCGACGAAGGTCATCATCATCAACGAGGCGGCGGCGCGGCATTACTTCGGCGGGGTGAGTGCGATTGGAAAGAACGTCGGCATGGATCTCGACGGGAAGACGGGCGAGAAGGAACTCTTCCAGGTGATCGGGATCGTCGCCGATACGAAGTATGTCGATTTGAGGGAAGAGACGAAGTTGAGTGCGTATCTGGTGACGACGCAGGAAGCGGAACCGCGCGGAGAAACCAATTTCATCCTGCGATCGGCTGTGCCCGGGGCGACGCTAACCAGCGCGGTGCGCGCGGCGATCGCGGAAATCGATCCCGGGCTGGCGTTGGAGTTTCGCGACTTTGAAACGCAGGTGAATGAATCGCTGGTGCAGGAGCGGACGGTGGCGTTGCTCTCGTCGTTCTTTGGGGCCCTGGCGTTGATGCTGGCGATGATCGGGCTCTACGGGGTCACGTCCTATGCCGTGCTGCGGCGGCAGGGCGAGATCGGGATCCGGATGGCGCTGGGCGCCTCGCAAGGGTCAGTGGTGTGGCTGGTGCTGCGCGATGTCACGATGATCCTGGCGGTGGGGATGGTGCTGGGGATCGCGGCTTCGCTGGCGGCCGGGCGGCTGGTGACCGCGATGTTGTTCGGAGTGAAAGCAGCGGATCCGGCGACGCTTGCGGTGTGTGCGGCGGTGCTGGCATCGGCTACGACGATGGCCGGTTTCGTGCCGGCGCGCCGGGCCTCGCGCCTGGATCCAACGACCGCCTTACGCGACGAGTAG